A stretch of Oncorhynchus mykiss isolate Arlee chromosome 12, USDA_OmykA_1.1, whole genome shotgun sequence DNA encodes these proteins:
- the LOC110538964 gene encoding activating transcription factor 7-interacting protein 1 isoform X9: MLFPIPTSAINATSLTTETSEEPTASELLVSSSQNIHSDVKDVQEEGEGDKESTLPSLEVEDKMKGDRNSKEDVIVSSPVSSEKTEAVRERQVDGMEMDLVPGTTQDTVPILNPAASLLLSSNTAVESVSSPSLSPSYTAESDQEVRPGFLVLSEDDDDVQDESDEEQREREGGVEKLEVNMKKPEQIVSGAPVDSPSPSSPTPLQIDEEEEGAALQKKRSLSGDSEDGGEKQGERDLEVVERHNKRPRVDCEELEAHVELKISGSAERQHKLKKVVQQLVEEQLCVLQLTLFDKSLQGLRDRLDKIEKHPSALKSLQAKIGRLSKKVGTAIQARENAKKPPEVLLPPTSTHATATTPAESAILGLRTMGNNTSDPKRNDQSSQTPTPVRNDQGSQTPTPVRNDQGSQTPTPLRNDQGSQTPTPVPTASLLPSPSSTASAGSQPTSQTLMLSTCVTPTPGPSAFPLQSFLIQLPGGGTAILTNPTNSQLIPVCALPAMTSSTVTPTTAFLLQRTTPYTPAAPKPPSASALLSHFAAIPTTTTTPTDTPAATTSHMTTPITTPTCRATTTPWATTITTPTCRATTTPWATTVTTPTCRPTPRATTVTTPRATTVTTPRATTVTTPRATTVTTPRATTVTTPRATTVTTPRATTVTTPRATTVTTPRATTVTTPRATTVTTPRAVTTPRATTITTPTRRATTTLCATPNVSHPGATGTVSRPSSGVSVSVCESIRLVSVTNSTSTSSLPRFSMPATTGTQPSVRPAASVHQAASVQLAAPVPHVPAKTGSESTNPPSDSTQASHPAKSEAFIDLTEEEEEEEDDDDDDVLVTGVLKAPMALKASPSPSTAGQRTTATQQTSTSVGTQAVRSSLGQTSAVGSPHAVYHRPLQGSPSKSVASATSTSSSSTPCPQPSPLPPLPVPPQTISLPLEAASTSPPQQPLLKITRVPSQNDGIVLSWSVTEVDRSCAAVDSYHLYAYHQDHSGPSTHPLLWKKIGEVKALALPMACTLTQFVSGSKYYFAVRARDVFGRFGPFCEPQCTDVLTSPSPKAPI, from the exons ATGCTCTTTCCCATCCCCACCTCAGCCATCAATG CCACATCCCTAACCACTGAGACCTCTGAGGAACCAACAGCCTCTGAATTACTGGTTTCTTCATCACAGAACATACACTCTGATGTAAAAGATGTtcaggaagaaggagagggggacaaGGAGTCTACATTACCCAGCCTCGAGGTAGAAGACAAAATGAAGGGGGATAGAAATTCCAAGGAGGATGTTATTGTTTCCTCTCCAGTGAGTTCAGAGAAAACAGAAGcagtaagagagagacaggttgatgGTATGGAAATGGACCTGGTACCAGGTACCACTCAGGACACAGTGCCCATATTGAACCCTGCCGCCTCCCTCCTCCTGTCTTCCAACACGGCTGTAgagtctgtctcttccccttcgcTCTCCCCATCATACACGGCAGAGTCAGACCAGGAGGTCAGGCCAGGGTTCCTGGTGCTtagtgaagatgatgatgatgtccaGGATGAGAGTGATGAGGAACAGAGGGAACGTGAAGGAGGAGTAGAAAAACTTGAGGTTAACATGAAGAAGCCAGAACAAATTGTAAGTGGTGCTCCAGTTGACTCTCCGTCCCCTTCATCACCAACGCCCCTTCAGATTGATGAAG AAGAGGAGGGTGCTGCTCTACAGAAGAAACGATCCTTGTCTGGAGACTCAGAGGATGGTGGTGAaaaacagggagaaagagacttGGAAGTGGTGGAGAGGCATAACAAGAGGCCCAGAGTAGACTGTGAAGAGCTGGAGGCTCATGTGGAGCTGAAGATCAGTGGGAGCGCTGAAAGGCAACACAAGCTAAAGAAG GTGGTGCAGCAGCTTGTTGAGGAGCAGTTGTGTGTTCTGCAGCTCACACTATTTGACAAGAGTCTTCAGGGGCTCAGAGACAGACTGGACAAAATAGAAAAACACCCGAGTGCACTCAAGAGCCTGCAG GCAAAGATTGGCCGACTTTCTAAGAAAGTTGGAACTGCCATCCAGGCCAGGGAGAATGCCAAGAAACCTCCAGAG GTACTGTTGCCACCTACCTCTACTCATGCCACAGCAACCACCCCAGCAGAATCAGCAATTCTCGGCCTGAG AACAATGGGGAACAACACATCGGATCCAAAGCGTAATGATCAGAGCAGTCAAACCCCTACTCCTGTACGTAATGATCAGGGCAGTCAAACCCCTACTCCTGTACGTAATGATCAGGGCAGtcaaacccctactcctctacGTAATGATCAGGGCAGTCAAACCCCTACTCCTGTACCCACAG CCTCCTTGCTACCTTCCCCCTCTTCCACAGCCTCAGCCGGATCTCAACCCACATCCCAAACCTTGATGCTGAGCACCTGTGTTACCCCAACACCTGGCCCGTCCGCCTTCCCTCTCCAGTCATTCCTCATACAGCTGCCTGGTGGAGGGACAGCCATCCTTACCAACCCAACCAACTCTCAGCTAATCCCAGTGTGTGCACTTCCCGCCATGACGAGTTCCACCGTGACACCCACCACTGCCTTCCTCCTACAGAGGACTACTCCCTACACCCCTGCTGCTCCCAAGCCCCCCTCTGCTTCTGCCCTCTTATCTCATTTCGCTGCCATACCCACAACCACGACTACACCCACTGACACACCAGCTGCCACAACGTCCCACATGACCACACCCATAACCACACCCACATGCAGGGCCACAACCACACCCTGGGCCACAACCATAACCACACCCACATGCAGGGCCACAACCACACCCTGGGCCACAACTGTAACCACACCCACATGCAGGCCCACACCCAGGGCCACAACCGTAACCACACCCAGGGCCACAACCGTAACCACACCCAGGGCCACAACCGTAACCACACCCAGGGCCACAACCGTAACAACACCCAGGGCCACAACCGTAACCACACCCAGGGCCACAACCGTAACCACACCCAGGGCCACAACCGTAACCACACCCAGGGCCACAACCGTAACCACACCCAGGGCCACAACCGTAACCACACCCAGGGCCACAACCGTAACCACACCCAGGGCCGTAACCACACCCAGGGCCACAACCATAACCACACCCACACGCAGGGCCACAACCACACTCTGTGCCACACCCAATGTCTCCCACCCTGGAGCCACTGGGACAGTCAGCAGGCCCAGCTCCGGtgtgtctgtctccgtctgtgaGTCCATTCGGCTTGTGTCTGTGACGAACTCCACTTCAACTTCATCCTTGCCAAGATTCTCAATGCCAGCCACCACAGGCACTCAACCCTCTGTGCGACCAGCTGCCTCTGTGCATCAAGCTGCCTCAGTACAACTAGCTGCCCCTGTACCACATGTGCCTGCGAAAACAG GTAGTGAATCTACAAACCCTCCTTCAGACTCCACACAGGCATCTCATCCTGCCAAATCAGAAGCATTCATAGACctgacggaggaggaggaggaggaggaggatgatgatgatgatgatgttctaG TTACTGGAGTGCTGAAGGCTCCGATGGCTTTGAAGGCCTCACCCTCGCCTTCAACAGCGGGTCAGCGAACAACAGCCACACAGCAAACCTCCACTTCAGTCGGCACACAGGCCG TGAGGTCATCTCTTGGTCAGACTTCAGCTGTTGGGTCTCCGCATGCTGTTTATCATCGCCCCCTGCAG GGCTCCCCATCTAAAAGTGTTGCCTCGGCAACATCCACTTCTTCATCTTCCACACCTTGCCCCcagccctctccccttccccccttGCCTGTCCCACCTCAAACTATCAGCCTGCCCCTCGAAGCGGCCAGCACCAGCCCTCCACAGCAGCCTCTGCTCAAAATAACCCGTGTTCCGAGCCAGAATGACGGCATCGTGCTCTCCTGGTCTGTGACTGAGGTAGACAGGAGCTGTGCTGCCGTGGACAGCTACCACCTGTACGCCTACCACCAGGACCACTCTGGCCCCAGCACACACCCCCTACTCTGGAAGAAGATCGGGGAGGTGAAGGCCTTGGCTTTGCCCATGGCCTGTACACTCACACAGTTTGTCTCTGGCTCCAAGTACTACTTTGCAGTCCGTGCCAGGGACGTGTTTGGTCGCTTTGGACCGTTCTGTGAGCCTCAGTGCACTGACGTCTTAACGTCCCCTTCACCGAAAGCTCCAATTTAA
- the LOC110538964 gene encoding activating transcription factor 7-interacting protein 1 isoform X8 codes for MIVKHGCCCCRGTPEENLQSKKDYESQRSTATGIPSHHSFLSMLFPIPTSAINATSLTTETSEEPTASELLVSSSQNIHSDVKDVQEEGEGDKESTLPSLEVEDKMKGDRNSKEDVIVSSPVSSEKTEAVRERQVDGMEMDLVPGTTQDTVPILNPAASLLLSSNTAVESVSSPSLSPSYTAESDQEVRPGFLVLSEDDDDVQDESDEEQREREGGVEKLEVNMKKPEQIVSGAPVDSPSPSSPTPLQIDEEEEGAALQKKRSLSGDSEDGGEKQGERDLEVVERHNKRPRVDCEELEAHVELKISGSAERQHKLKKVVQQLVEEQLCVLQLTLFDKSLQGLRDRLDKIEKHPSALKSLQAKIGRLSKKVGTAIQARENAKKPPEVLLPPTSTHATATTPAESAILGLRTMGNNTSDPKRNDQSSQTPTPVRNDQGSQTPTPVRNDQGSQTPTPLRNDQGSQTPTPVPTASLLPSPSSTASAGSQPTSQTLMLSTCVTPTPGPSAFPLQSFLIQLPGGGTAILTNPTNSQLIPVCALPAMTSSTVTPTTAFLLQRTTPYTPAAPKPPSASALLSHFAAIPTTTTTPTDTPAATTSHMTTPITTPTCRATTTPWATTITTPTCRATTTPWATTVTTPTCRPTPRATTVTTPRATTVTTPRATTVTTPRATTVTTPRATTVTTPRATTVTTPRATTVTTPRATTVTTPRATTVTTPRATTVTTPRAVTTPRATTITTPTRRATTTLCATPNVSHPGATGTVSRPSSGVSVSVCESIRLVSVTNSTSTSSLPRFSMPATTGTQPSVRPAASVHQAASVQLAAPVPHVPAKTGSESTNPPSDSTQASHPAKSEAFIDLTEEEEEEEDDDDDDVLVTGVLKAPMALKASPSPSTAGQRTTATQQTSTSVGTQAVRSSLGQTSAVGSPHAVYHRPLQGSPSKSVASATSTSSSSTPCPQPSPLPPLPVPPQTISLPLEAASTSPPQQPLLKITRVPSQNDGIVLSWSVTEVDRSCAAVDSYHLYAYHQDHSGPSTHPLLWKKIGEVKALALPMACTLTQFVSGSKYYFAVRARDVFGRFGPFCEPQCTDVLTSPSPKAPI; via the exons ATGATT GTCAAGCATGGATGTTGCTGTTGCAGAGGAACCCCTGAGGAAAATCTTCAGAGCAAAAAAGACTATGAAAGTCAGCGATCGACGGCAACTGGAATCCCTTCACACCACTCTTTCCTCTCCATGCTCTTTCCCATCCCCACCTCAGCCATCAATG CCACATCCCTAACCACTGAGACCTCTGAGGAACCAACAGCCTCTGAATTACTGGTTTCTTCATCACAGAACATACACTCTGATGTAAAAGATGTtcaggaagaaggagagggggacaaGGAGTCTACATTACCCAGCCTCGAGGTAGAAGACAAAATGAAGGGGGATAGAAATTCCAAGGAGGATGTTATTGTTTCCTCTCCAGTGAGTTCAGAGAAAACAGAAGcagtaagagagagacaggttgatgGTATGGAAATGGACCTGGTACCAGGTACCACTCAGGACACAGTGCCCATATTGAACCCTGCCGCCTCCCTCCTCCTGTCTTCCAACACGGCTGTAgagtctgtctcttccccttcgcTCTCCCCATCATACACGGCAGAGTCAGACCAGGAGGTCAGGCCAGGGTTCCTGGTGCTtagtgaagatgatgatgatgtccaGGATGAGAGTGATGAGGAACAGAGGGAACGTGAAGGAGGAGTAGAAAAACTTGAGGTTAACATGAAGAAGCCAGAACAAATTGTAAGTGGTGCTCCAGTTGACTCTCCGTCCCCTTCATCACCAACGCCCCTTCAGATTGATGAAG AAGAGGAGGGTGCTGCTCTACAGAAGAAACGATCCTTGTCTGGAGACTCAGAGGATGGTGGTGAaaaacagggagaaagagacttGGAAGTGGTGGAGAGGCATAACAAGAGGCCCAGAGTAGACTGTGAAGAGCTGGAGGCTCATGTGGAGCTGAAGATCAGTGGGAGCGCTGAAAGGCAACACAAGCTAAAGAAG GTGGTGCAGCAGCTTGTTGAGGAGCAGTTGTGTGTTCTGCAGCTCACACTATTTGACAAGAGTCTTCAGGGGCTCAGAGACAGACTGGACAAAATAGAAAAACACCCGAGTGCACTCAAGAGCCTGCAG GCAAAGATTGGCCGACTTTCTAAGAAAGTTGGAACTGCCATCCAGGCCAGGGAGAATGCCAAGAAACCTCCAGAG GTACTGTTGCCACCTACCTCTACTCATGCCACAGCAACCACCCCAGCAGAATCAGCAATTCTCGGCCTGAG AACAATGGGGAACAACACATCGGATCCAAAGCGTAATGATCAGAGCAGTCAAACCCCTACTCCTGTACGTAATGATCAGGGCAGTCAAACCCCTACTCCTGTACGTAATGATCAGGGCAGtcaaacccctactcctctacGTAATGATCAGGGCAGTCAAACCCCTACTCCTGTACCCACAG CCTCCTTGCTACCTTCCCCCTCTTCCACAGCCTCAGCCGGATCTCAACCCACATCCCAAACCTTGATGCTGAGCACCTGTGTTACCCCAACACCTGGCCCGTCCGCCTTCCCTCTCCAGTCATTCCTCATACAGCTGCCTGGTGGAGGGACAGCCATCCTTACCAACCCAACCAACTCTCAGCTAATCCCAGTGTGTGCACTTCCCGCCATGACGAGTTCCACCGTGACACCCACCACTGCCTTCCTCCTACAGAGGACTACTCCCTACACCCCTGCTGCTCCCAAGCCCCCCTCTGCTTCTGCCCTCTTATCTCATTTCGCTGCCATACCCACAACCACGACTACACCCACTGACACACCAGCTGCCACAACGTCCCACATGACCACACCCATAACCACACCCACATGCAGGGCCACAACCACACCCTGGGCCACAACCATAACCACACCCACATGCAGGGCCACAACCACACCCTGGGCCACAACTGTAACCACACCCACATGCAGGCCCACACCCAGGGCCACAACCGTAACCACACCCAGGGCCACAACCGTAACCACACCCAGGGCCACAACCGTAACCACACCCAGGGCCACAACCGTAACAACACCCAGGGCCACAACCGTAACCACACCCAGGGCCACAACCGTAACCACACCCAGGGCCACAACCGTAACCACACCCAGGGCCACAACCGTAACCACACCCAGGGCCACAACCGTAACCACACCCAGGGCCACAACCGTAACCACACCCAGGGCCGTAACCACACCCAGGGCCACAACCATAACCACACCCACACGCAGGGCCACAACCACACTCTGTGCCACACCCAATGTCTCCCACCCTGGAGCCACTGGGACAGTCAGCAGGCCCAGCTCCGGtgtgtctgtctccgtctgtgaGTCCATTCGGCTTGTGTCTGTGACGAACTCCACTTCAACTTCATCCTTGCCAAGATTCTCAATGCCAGCCACCACAGGCACTCAACCCTCTGTGCGACCAGCTGCCTCTGTGCATCAAGCTGCCTCAGTACAACTAGCTGCCCCTGTACCACATGTGCCTGCGAAAACAG GTAGTGAATCTACAAACCCTCCTTCAGACTCCACACAGGCATCTCATCCTGCCAAATCAGAAGCATTCATAGACctgacggaggaggaggaggaggaggaggatgatgatgatgatgatgttctaG TTACTGGAGTGCTGAAGGCTCCGATGGCTTTGAAGGCCTCACCCTCGCCTTCAACAGCGGGTCAGCGAACAACAGCCACACAGCAAACCTCCACTTCAGTCGGCACACAGGCCG TGAGGTCATCTCTTGGTCAGACTTCAGCTGTTGGGTCTCCGCATGCTGTTTATCATCGCCCCCTGCAG GGCTCCCCATCTAAAAGTGTTGCCTCGGCAACATCCACTTCTTCATCTTCCACACCTTGCCCCcagccctctccccttccccccttGCCTGTCCCACCTCAAACTATCAGCCTGCCCCTCGAAGCGGCCAGCACCAGCCCTCCACAGCAGCCTCTGCTCAAAATAACCCGTGTTCCGAGCCAGAATGACGGCATCGTGCTCTCCTGGTCTGTGACTGAGGTAGACAGGAGCTGTGCTGCCGTGGACAGCTACCACCTGTACGCCTACCACCAGGACCACTCTGGCCCCAGCACACACCCCCTACTCTGGAAGAAGATCGGGGAGGTGAAGGCCTTGGCTTTGCCCATGGCCTGTACACTCACACAGTTTGTCTCTGGCTCCAAGTACTACTTTGCAGTCCGTGCCAGGGACGTGTTTGGTCGCTTTGGACCGTTCTGTGAGCCTCAGTGCACTGACGTCTTAACGTCCCCTTCACCGAAAGCTCCAATTTAA
- the LOC110538964 gene encoding activating transcription factor 7-interacting protein 1 isoform X7, with amino-acid sequence MDVAVAEEPLRKIFRAKKTMKVSDRRQLESLHTTLSSPCSFPSPPQPSMVNGKHCEAVSMEVDKEIHGTTHTTTHATSSLTATSLTTETSEEPTASELLVSSSQNIHSDVKDVQEEGEGDKESTLPSLEVEDKMKGDRNSKEDVIVSSPVSSEKTEAVRERQVDGMEMDLVPGTTQDTVPILNPAASLLLSSNTAVESVSSPSLSPSYTAESDQEVRPGFLVLSEDDDDVQDESDEEQREREGGVEKLEVNMKKPEQIVSGAPVDSPSPSSPTPLQIDEEEEGAALQKKRSLSGDSEDGGEKQGERDLEVVERHNKRPRVDCEELEAHVELKISGSAERQHKLKKVVQQLVEEQLCVLQLTLFDKSLQGLRDRLDKIEKHPSALKSLQAKIGRLSKKVGTAIQARENAKKPPEVLLPPTSTHATATTPAESAILGLRTMGNNTSDPKRNDQSSQTPTPVRNDQGSQTPTPVRNDQGSQTPTPLRNDQGSQTPTPVPTASLLPSPSSTASAGSQPTSQTLMLSTCVTPTPGPSAFPLQSFLIQLPGGGTAILTNPTNSQLIPVCALPAMTSSTVTPTTAFLLQRTTPYTPAAPKPPSASALLSHFAAIPTTTTTPTDTPAATTSHMTTPITTPTCRATTTPWATTITTPTCRATTTPWATTVTTPTCRPTPRATTVTTPRATTVTTPRATTVTTPRATTVTTPRATTVTTPRATTVTTPRATTVTTPRATTVTTPRATTVTTPRATTVTTPRAVTTPRATTITTPTRRATTTLCATPNVSHPGATGTVSRPSSGVSVSVCESIRLVSVTNSTSTSSLPRFSMPATTGTQPSVRPAASVHQAASVQLAAPVPHVPAKTGSESTNPPSDSTQASHPAKSEAFIDLTEEEEEEEDDDDDDVLVTGVLKAPMALKASPSPSTAGQRTTATQQTSTSVGTQAVRSSLGQTSAVGSPHAVYHRPLQGSPSKSVASATSTSSSSTPCPQPSPLPPLPVPPQTISLPLEAASTSPPQQPLLKITRVPSQNDGIVLSWSVTEVDRSCAAVDSYHLYAYHQDHSGPSTHPLLWKKIGEVKALALPMACTLTQFVSGSKYYFAVRARDVFGRFGPFCEPQCTDVLTSPSPKAPI; translated from the exons ATGGATGTTGCTGTTGCAGAGGAACCCCTGAGGAAAATCTTCAGAGCAAAAAAGACTATGAAAGTCAGCGATCGACGGCAACTGGAATCCCTTCACACCACTCTTTCCTCTCCATGCTCTTTCCCATCCCCACCTCAGCCATCAATGGTAAATGGGAAGCACTGTGAAGCTGTGTCTATGGAAGTAGATAAAGAAATACATGGAACTACACATACCACCACTCATGCCACTTCCTCCCTGACAGCCACATCCCTAACCACTGAGACCTCTGAGGAACCAACAGCCTCTGAATTACTGGTTTCTTCATCACAGAACATACACTCTGATGTAAAAGATGTtcaggaagaaggagagggggacaaGGAGTCTACATTACCCAGCCTCGAGGTAGAAGACAAAATGAAGGGGGATAGAAATTCCAAGGAGGATGTTATTGTTTCCTCTCCAGTGAGTTCAGAGAAAACAGAAGcagtaagagagagacaggttgatgGTATGGAAATGGACCTGGTACCAGGTACCACTCAGGACACAGTGCCCATATTGAACCCTGCCGCCTCCCTCCTCCTGTCTTCCAACACGGCTGTAgagtctgtctcttccccttcgcTCTCCCCATCATACACGGCAGAGTCAGACCAGGAGGTCAGGCCAGGGTTCCTGGTGCTtagtgaagatgatgatgatgtccaGGATGAGAGTGATGAGGAACAGAGGGAACGTGAAGGAGGAGTAGAAAAACTTGAGGTTAACATGAAGAAGCCAGAACAAATTGTAAGTGGTGCTCCAGTTGACTCTCCGTCCCCTTCATCACCAACGCCCCTTCAGATTGATGAAG AAGAGGAGGGTGCTGCTCTACAGAAGAAACGATCCTTGTCTGGAGACTCAGAGGATGGTGGTGAaaaacagggagaaagagacttGGAAGTGGTGGAGAGGCATAACAAGAGGCCCAGAGTAGACTGTGAAGAGCTGGAGGCTCATGTGGAGCTGAAGATCAGTGGGAGCGCTGAAAGGCAACACAAGCTAAAGAAG GTGGTGCAGCAGCTTGTTGAGGAGCAGTTGTGTGTTCTGCAGCTCACACTATTTGACAAGAGTCTTCAGGGGCTCAGAGACAGACTGGACAAAATAGAAAAACACCCGAGTGCACTCAAGAGCCTGCAG GCAAAGATTGGCCGACTTTCTAAGAAAGTTGGAACTGCCATCCAGGCCAGGGAGAATGCCAAGAAACCTCCAGAG GTACTGTTGCCACCTACCTCTACTCATGCCACAGCAACCACCCCAGCAGAATCAGCAATTCTCGGCCTGAG AACAATGGGGAACAACACATCGGATCCAAAGCGTAATGATCAGAGCAGTCAAACCCCTACTCCTGTACGTAATGATCAGGGCAGTCAAACCCCTACTCCTGTACGTAATGATCAGGGCAGtcaaacccctactcctctacGTAATGATCAGGGCAGTCAAACCCCTACTCCTGTACCCACAG CCTCCTTGCTACCTTCCCCCTCTTCCACAGCCTCAGCCGGATCTCAACCCACATCCCAAACCTTGATGCTGAGCACCTGTGTTACCCCAACACCTGGCCCGTCCGCCTTCCCTCTCCAGTCATTCCTCATACAGCTGCCTGGTGGAGGGACAGCCATCCTTACCAACCCAACCAACTCTCAGCTAATCCCAGTGTGTGCACTTCCCGCCATGACGAGTTCCACCGTGACACCCACCACTGCCTTCCTCCTACAGAGGACTACTCCCTACACCCCTGCTGCTCCCAAGCCCCCCTCTGCTTCTGCCCTCTTATCTCATTTCGCTGCCATACCCACAACCACGACTACACCCACTGACACACCAGCTGCCACAACGTCCCACATGACCACACCCATAACCACACCCACATGCAGGGCCACAACCACACCCTGGGCCACAACCATAACCACACCCACATGCAGGGCCACAACCACACCCTGGGCCACAACTGTAACCACACCCACATGCAGGCCCACACCCAGGGCCACAACCGTAACCACACCCAGGGCCACAACCGTAACCACACCCAGGGCCACAACCGTAACCACACCCAGGGCCACAACCGTAACAACACCCAGGGCCACAACCGTAACCACACCCAGGGCCACAACCGTAACCACACCCAGGGCCACAACCGTAACCACACCCAGGGCCACAACCGTAACCACACCCAGGGCCACAACCGTAACCACACCCAGGGCCACAACCGTAACCACACCCAGGGCCGTAACCACACCCAGGGCCACAACCATAACCACACCCACACGCAGGGCCACAACCACACTCTGTGCCACACCCAATGTCTCCCACCCTGGAGCCACTGGGACAGTCAGCAGGCCCAGCTCCGGtgtgtctgtctccgtctgtgaGTCCATTCGGCTTGTGTCTGTGACGAACTCCACTTCAACTTCATCCTTGCCAAGATTCTCAATGCCAGCCACCACAGGCACTCAACCCTCTGTGCGACCAGCTGCCTCTGTGCATCAAGCTGCCTCAGTACAACTAGCTGCCCCTGTACCACATGTGCCTGCGAAAACAG GTAGTGAATCTACAAACCCTCCTTCAGACTCCACACAGGCATCTCATCCTGCCAAATCAGAAGCATTCATAGACctgacggaggaggaggaggaggaggaggatgatgatgatgatgatgttctaG TTACTGGAGTGCTGAAGGCTCCGATGGCTTTGAAGGCCTCACCCTCGCCTTCAACAGCGGGTCAGCGAACAACAGCCACACAGCAAACCTCCACTTCAGTCGGCACACAGGCCG TGAGGTCATCTCTTGGTCAGACTTCAGCTGTTGGGTCTCCGCATGCTGTTTATCATCGCCCCCTGCAG GGCTCCCCATCTAAAAGTGTTGCCTCGGCAACATCCACTTCTTCATCTTCCACACCTTGCCCCcagccctctccccttccccccttGCCTGTCCCACCTCAAACTATCAGCCTGCCCCTCGAAGCGGCCAGCACCAGCCCTCCACAGCAGCCTCTGCTCAAAATAACCCGTGTTCCGAGCCAGAATGACGGCATCGTGCTCTCCTGGTCTGTGACTGAGGTAGACAGGAGCTGTGCTGCCGTGGACAGCTACCACCTGTACGCCTACCACCAGGACCACTCTGGCCCCAGCACACACCCCCTACTCTGGAAGAAGATCGGGGAGGTGAAGGCCTTGGCTTTGCCCATGGCCTGTACACTCACACAGTTTGTCTCTGGCTCCAAGTACTACTTTGCAGTCCGTGCCAGGGACGTGTTTGGTCGCTTTGGACCGTTCTGTGAGCCTCAGTGCACTGACGTCTTAACGTCCCCTTCACCGAAAGCTCCAATTTAA